CGCAAAAGTTCCAGCATGCTCGGGCTTCTCCGGGGTGGTTGATTGCATGGTTGTATCCCAAGAGCCGGGTTCTGCCAAGCCGCCGCTTCCAGCTCTGATGCAAAAGGCGCGCAAAATGGAGCCTTTCAGGTGGCAGTACTGGCGAATTCTTGGTAAAAGAAGGAAATAAAAGCACACGAGGGGATAGGAATGTTCAAGAAATTAAGCATTCGAAACAAGATACTGCTGTCGACATGTTCCTTGGTGGCCCTGGCCATGTTCGGGACCAGTTCGTTGCTGGCTTCGTGGATGGGGGACGCGGCCGAGAGCGAGGCTCGGGAGCTGGCGCGTCAGACCGCGGAACGGCACGCCATGGAAGTGTTGGATTTCATCAGTCCCATTATGGAACAGGCCCGGGGGCTGGCCGCCTTTACCGAGGGCGCGCTCAGCGATGATGTTGGGCTGACCCGCGATCAGTTCAACGCCATGATCCGGGGCATGGTGGCTGCGGAGCCTACGTTTCTCGGCGTATGGGTGGCTTTTGAACCGAATGCCTTTGACGGCGAGGATGCCGAATGGGCCGGGGTTGGTGAGGTGCAGGACGAAAACGGGCGGTACATGCCCTATTATTTCCGCGATGGTTCCGAAATAGGCGCCCAGTATTGCAGTACGCCGGAGGAGGGCGGCTGGTACACGGTTCCCCGGGATACCCGAAAGGACCATCTTACCAGACCGTATGCCTTCGAAGCCGGGGGGAAAATGGTCCTGGGCATTGATTCCGCCATTCCTATTTTGGTCAACGGCGAGTTTCGTGGCGCCGTGGGCATCGACTACAACGCGACCCAATTCATGGAAATGGCCCGTTCCATCACGCCGTTCGGTTCGGGAAGAGCCTACATCGTGGCGCATGACGGCGCTTTTGTAGGGCATCCGGATCAAGATATGATGAACAAGCCCATGCAGGAAGGCTTTGGCCCGGAGCTGGCAGGGGAGGTCCGGCGGGCGCTGGAGGCCGGAGAGGAGATTCATTTTACGCTGCAGGGAGACGATGGCGAAATCTACCGGATATTCGTTCCGCTGGATGTGACCGGAAACGGCCTGTACTGGGGGCTTGGCGTGGATATCCCCATGCAGGTGGTGCTGGCCGATGCCCGGGCCATGCTGCAGCGGGGGCTGATTATCAGTGTGGCGGTCGTGGTGCTGCTTTGTGTGCTGATCTGGTTCTTGGCCCGCTCCATCGCGAATCCCATTCGCCGGGCTTCGCTCCTGGCCGACAAGGTGCGGCAGGGCGATCTCTCGGACCGTCTGGAGGTTTCCTCGCAGGATGAAGTGGGGCAACTTGCGGATTCGTTGAACCAAATGGCCGACGGCCTTGGGGAGAAGGCAAATCTTGCCCAGGCCATTGCTGAGAACGATTTGAGCCGGAACGTGGATGTGGCTTCGGAAAAGGATGTGTTGGGCCATGCCCTGCGCAAGATGTCCGGCAACCTGAACATGGCGCTGGCCGATGTGATGCGTTGCGCCATGGAGGTGGATTCCGGAGCCAAGCAGGTGTCCGAGGCCAGTGACAACCTTTCGCAGGGGGCCACGGAGCAGGCCGCTTCCCTTGAGGAAATGACCAGTTCCCTGACCCAGGTTTCCTCCCAGACCAAGGAGAACGCGGAAAACGCCAGCCACGCCAACCAGAATGCCGCGGCCGTGCGCCAGCGCGCCGAGCAGGGCAACGAGGATTTGCAACGCATGGTCGTGGCCATGCGGGAGGTAAACGATTCATCCGAAGCCATCGCCAAGATCATCAAAGTCATTGATGAAATCGCTTTCCAGACCAACTTGCTGGCCCTGAACGCGGCTGTGGAGGCGGCCCGGGCCGGAAAGCACGGCAAGGGTTTCGCCGTGGTTGCCGAGGAAGTGCGCAATCTTGCGTCGCGCAGTGCCAGGGCCGCTCAGGAGACCGCCCAGCTTATTGAGGAATCGTCGCAAAAAGTAGGACGTACCAACGAGCTGGTGTCCGAAACCGCGGAAAGCCTCCAGGCGGTGGTGGCGGAGGTGGGCGAGGTGGCCACGTTGGTGGACGCCATTGCCACGGCATCGTCGGAGCAGTCCCAGGCGCTCATGGAAGTGACCCAGGGGTTGCAGCAGATCGACACCGTGACGCAGCGCAACACCGCCAGTGCTGAGGAAACGTCTTCTGCGGCTCAGCAGCTTTCCAATTTGGCGCATACGCTTCGATCCATCCTTGCCAAGTTCCGGTTGCGGAAGGGAACGGGCAAGTCTTCCACTTCGGCCACCCGGGAACAGGCCGCCACGTCGCGCTACACGGTACGGCGTGACCCGACGCCGTCCTTGCCGCGCGGAAACGGACAGCCCTCTGATCCCTCGCGCAGCAGCAGCCGTGGGCCGTCTCGGTCGGCTTCCGCGGATCAGCAAGCGGCCCGGCAATCCAGCGCATCCACCAAGGACGCCTGGGGGCAGACCCCGCAATCGGAACCGCCCCGCCCTGG
The Paucidesulfovibrio gracilis DSM 16080 DNA segment above includes these coding regions:
- a CDS encoding methyl-accepting chemotaxis protein, with amino-acid sequence MFKKLSIRNKILLSTCSLVALAMFGTSSLLASWMGDAAESEARELARQTAERHAMEVLDFISPIMEQARGLAAFTEGALSDDVGLTRDQFNAMIRGMVAAEPTFLGVWVAFEPNAFDGEDAEWAGVGEVQDENGRYMPYYFRDGSEIGAQYCSTPEEGGWYTVPRDTRKDHLTRPYAFEAGGKMVLGIDSAIPILVNGEFRGAVGIDYNATQFMEMARSITPFGSGRAYIVAHDGAFVGHPDQDMMNKPMQEGFGPELAGEVRRALEAGEEIHFTLQGDDGEIYRIFVPLDVTGNGLYWGLGVDIPMQVVLADARAMLQRGLIISVAVVVLLCVLIWFLARSIANPIRRASLLADKVRQGDLSDRLEVSSQDEVGQLADSLNQMADGLGEKANLAQAIAENDLSRNVDVASEKDVLGHALRKMSGNLNMALADVMRCAMEVDSGAKQVSEASDNLSQGATEQAASLEEMTSSLTQVSSQTKENAENASHANQNAAAVRQRAEQGNEDLQRMVVAMREVNDSSEAIAKIIKVIDEIAFQTNLLALNAAVEAARAGKHGKGFAVVAEEVRNLASRSARAAQETAQLIEESSQKVGRTNELVSETAESLQAVVAEVGEVATLVDAIATASSEQSQALMEVTQGLQQIDTVTQRNTASAEETSSAAQQLSNLAHTLRSILAKFRLRKGTGKSSTSATREQAATSRYTVRRDPTPSLPRGNGQPSDPSRSSSRGPSRSASADQQAARQSSASTKDAWGQTPQSEPPRPGAGSGGNSGTGAPQDAWSGKVDPEIEIRLDDDEFGRY